The genomic interval ATCAAGCGCCGGATCCTCACCGGGGGCGTGGGCCGTGTGCCGGACTCAGTGTCCTCGCTCGAGCAGCCTCCCGTTCAGCCCGCTGCCTAAGAGCCTCTGGCCTCCGGCCGGACCGCCGTTCGATAGGCCCATGGCCCCATGCCATGGGCCTTTTTCGTTCCGTCCAGCCGTCAACCGAGGCGCCCACGCGAGGCCCCGGACCTCCCAGCGGGAACGCTAGGCTCTCTCGATGGCTTTCACGTTGACCGTCAATGGCAAGACCCACGTCATCGAGTCCTCGGAGGACACCCCACTCCTCTATGTCCTGAGGGACGAGCTGGGCCTCAATGGCGCGAAGTACGGCTGTGGCGTGGGCCAGTGTGGCGCCTGCACGGTGCTCCGGGATGGCGCACCGCTGCGCTCCTGTCTCGCCCCGGCCGCCGCGCAGCGCGGGCACGAGCTCACCACCCTGGAGGGGCTCCAGGGGCCGGAGGGGGCGCTCCACACCCTTCAGAAGGCCTTCCTGGCCGAGCAGGCCGGCCAGTGCGCCTACTGCATCCCGGGGATGATCCTCGCCGCGGAGGCCC from Stigmatella aurantiaca carries:
- a CDS encoding (2Fe-2S)-binding protein, coding for MAFTLTVNGKTHVIESSEDTPLLYVLRDELGLNGAKYGCGVGQCGACTVLRDGAPLRSCLAPAAAQRGHELTTLEGLQGPEGALHTLQKAFLAEQAGQCAYCIPGMILAAEALLRAHPQPSEAEIRATLDSHLCRCGSHNRIVRAIQRAAKEMAG